Part of the Kangiella geojedonensis genome is shown below.
GAAAAGCCAGTTTAAATACAATAACGATTAAATTGCGATTCGTTACCACAAAGACCAAGTGCTGGTCCTATAACGGTTAAAGCCAGTGAAACTGATTAATATCTTATTGATATACAAGCAATAACACTGGCTATTTACCACAGGCTTCGCGCTGAAAGACTATTTCTTATAGTTAAACGCTGCGTTGCCTGGGTACGGAGCTTGACCGTTTAGTTCGCCTTCAATGCGCAATAACTGGTTATATTTTGCCACACGATCAGAGCGACATAAGGAACCAGTTTTAATTTGACCGGCCGCTGTCGCCACCGCTAAGTCGGCAATCGTTGTATCTTCAGTCTCACCGCTACGGTGTGAGATAACAGCGGTATAACCTGCCTTGTGCGCCATATCAATGGCCGCTAACGTTTCTGTTAAAGTACCGATTTGGTTCACTTTAATCAAAATCGAGTTAGCAATACCTTTATCAATACCTTCTTGAAGAATTTTGGTGTTTGTCACAAAAAGATCGTCACCTACCAGTTGACATTGATCACCAACTTTATCCGTTAGTGCTTTCCAGCCATCCCAGTCGCCTTCGTCCATACCATCTTCAATCGAAACGATTGGATAACGCTCTACCCAGTCCGCTAAATAGTCAGCAAACTCTTCTGAGCTTAAAACTTTATTTTCAGACGCTAAATGATACTTGCCGTCTTTGTAGAATTCACTCGACGCGATGTCTAGCGCTAGAGCAACGTCGTCACCCAGCTTGTAGCCAGCTTTATCAACCGCTTCAACGATTGCTTGGATGGCTTCTTCATTCGAGCCTAGATCTGGTGCAAAACCACCTTCGTCACCAACCGCCGTGTTTAAGCCTTTCGCTTGTAAGACTTTACGTAAGCTGTGGAAGATCTCAGCGCCCATACGTAAACCTTCTGAGAATGTCGGCGCGCCAACAGGCATGACCATGAACTCTTGGATATCAACGTTGTTATCTGCATGCTCACCACCGTTGATGATATTCATCATCGGTACTGGCATAGAATATTTACCATCGCGGTTAATGTGCGCATAAAGCGACTTACCAGAAGCTTGTGCAGCAGCTTTTGCATTAGCCAAAGACACCGCCAAAATAGAGTTCGCGCCAAGCTTTTCTTTATTTTCCGTTCCATCTAAATCAAGCATGATTTGATCAATGGCCGCTTGTTCTGAAGCATCTTTACCGACTAAAGCGTTTTTAATGTCATTGTTAACAAACTCAACAGCTTTTAATACGCCTTTACCTAAGTAACGCGACGCATCGCCGTCACGAAGTTCTAAAGCTTCGCGAGAACCTGTAGAAGCACCTGATGGAGAGCATGCAATGGCCTTAACGCCGTTCTCCAAAATAACTTCTGCTTCTACTGTTGGATTACCACGAGAATCTAGAACTTCACGTCCAATAACATTTTTGATCTTCAAAATCACACCCTCTATCTTCAAAGTGAATCGTGTTCACATATAATTAAAACTAAATGATTTCAAACAGTTACAGCAAGTCACCACTACCGAAATCAGTAATAGAATCTTCTGCAAACCCTGCTTTCTTAACAATAGTATCCAACTCTTTCATGACCTTTAAGGTTTCTTCGATACGGTACATCGGGAAAGAGTTTGGCCCATCACATTTGGCAACGCTTGGATCTGGGTGACTTTCCATAAAGACACCAGAAACGCCCGCCGCAATAGCAGCGCGAGCCAATACTGGAATAACTTCGCGTAAACCACCCGATGATGAACCTTGCCCACCTGGCAACTGTGCTGAGTGAGTGGCGTCATAAACCACTGGGCAGCCAGTATCACGCATGATGGACAGTGAACGCATATCAGACACTAGGTTGTTGTAACCGAAAGAAGCGCCGCGCTCACAAACCATAATATGTTGATTGCCTGTCTCACGCGCCTTATCGACCACATTCTTCATGTCCCAAGGCGATAGAAACTGACCTTTTTTAATATTAACTGGTGTGCCCGGCTCACAAGCTTTGCGAATAAAGTTGGTTTGGCGGCAAAGAAATGCTGGCGTTTGCATAACGTCGACCACTGAGGCGACTTCGTTAAAAGGTGTATCTTCATGCACGTCTGTCAGCACAGGAACGCCGACTTGGTCTTTCACCTTTTGTAAGATTTCTAAACCCTTTTCTAAACCAGGGCCACGAAAACTTTTGCTCGACGAACGATTCGCTTTATCGAATGATGAC
Proteins encoded:
- the kdsA gene encoding 3-deoxy-8-phosphooctulonate synthase, yielding MKLLNWEVGIDQPFFLICGPCVIESEQLAIDTAGYLKEMTDRLDIPFIYKSSFDKANRSSSKSFRGPGLEKGLEILQKVKDQVGVPVLTDVHEDTPFNEVASVVDVMQTPAFLCRQTNFIRKACEPGTPVNIKKGQFLSPWDMKNVVDKARETGNQHIMVCERGASFGYNNLVSDMRSLSIMRDTGCPVVYDATHSAQLPGGQGSSSGGLREVIPVLARAAIAAGVSGVFMESHPDPSVAKCDGPNSFPMYRIEETLKVMKELDTIVKKAGFAEDSITDFGSGDLL
- the eno gene encoding phosphopyruvate hydratase, which gives rise to MLKIKNVIGREVLDSRGNPTVEAEVILENGVKAIACSPSGASTGSREALELRDGDASRYLGKGVLKAVEFVNNDIKNALVGKDASEQAAIDQIMLDLDGTENKEKLGANSILAVSLANAKAAAQASGKSLYAHINRDGKYSMPVPMMNIINGGEHADNNVDIQEFMVMPVGAPTFSEGLRMGAEIFHSLRKVLQAKGLNTAVGDEGGFAPDLGSNEEAIQAIVEAVDKAGYKLGDDVALALDIASSEFYKDGKYHLASENKVLSSEEFADYLADWVERYPIVSIEDGMDEGDWDGWKALTDKVGDQCQLVGDDLFVTNTKILQEGIDKGIANSILIKVNQIGTLTETLAAIDMAHKAGYTAVISHRSGETEDTTIADLAVATAAGQIKTGSLCRSDRVAKYNQLLRIEGELNGQAPYPGNAAFNYKK